The following coding sequences lie in one Myxococcus xanthus genomic window:
- a CDS encoding aromatic amino acid hydroxylase: MTPTERTIARLPAHLRRYVVGQDYAAYTSRDQAVWRNILGSLRGHLADKAHPVYLEGLEATGIGSECIPSLDVMNEKLARLGWACVGVRGFIPPAVFTELQALGVLAIAADIRTHEHIEYTPAPDIVHESAGHAPIIANRRYAEYLKACGLVGFKAIASVEDQAVFEAIRNLSVVKEDPDASEEEAAHAQARLDAASASRRYVSESTRASRLYWWTAEYGLIGSVESPRIYGAGLLSSIGEAQHCLTPAVKKLPLSVACADMDYDITRMQPQLFVARDFEHLFEVLAEFESSLSWKRGGDFGLTEALRARTVNHLVLADGREVTGRVLEMLAAPREVAPGLGTALVCMEGPIMASRSGRSLDDKPWSGPALVAFGAGTLPERGPFKLSLESGLELEGFATDGGQVLALRGRLAGRELALPAVAKLFVSTHLPSVAGGPSDPATWDRWYGELSAFSEGDGEEKARSRKALALHPALAALYREVRKMRETHAVKPERLSQIAAAASDFPDDWLLRAEVEELRRRV; this comes from the coding sequence ATGACTCCCACGGAACGGACGATTGCCCGCCTGCCTGCTCATCTGCGTCGCTACGTGGTGGGCCAGGACTACGCGGCGTATACGTCGCGGGACCAGGCCGTCTGGCGGAACATCCTGGGCTCCTTGCGGGGCCACCTGGCGGACAAGGCGCACCCCGTCTACCTGGAGGGCCTGGAGGCCACGGGCATTGGTTCGGAGTGCATCCCCAGCCTGGATGTGATGAACGAGAAGCTCGCTCGTCTGGGGTGGGCCTGTGTGGGGGTGCGTGGCTTCATTCCCCCCGCCGTCTTCACGGAGCTCCAGGCGCTGGGCGTCCTGGCGATTGCCGCGGACATCCGCACCCACGAGCACATCGAGTACACGCCGGCACCGGACATCGTCCATGAGAGCGCCGGGCACGCGCCCATCATCGCCAACCGCCGCTACGCGGAGTACCTCAAGGCATGCGGGCTGGTGGGCTTCAAGGCCATTGCCAGCGTGGAGGACCAGGCCGTCTTCGAGGCCATCCGCAACCTGTCGGTGGTGAAGGAGGACCCGGACGCCAGCGAGGAGGAAGCGGCGCACGCGCAGGCCCGGCTGGATGCCGCCAGCGCGAGCCGTCGCTACGTCAGCGAGAGCACTCGAGCGAGCCGCCTCTACTGGTGGACGGCGGAGTACGGCCTCATCGGGAGCGTGGAGTCGCCGCGCATCTACGGCGCGGGGCTGTTGTCCAGCATCGGCGAGGCGCAGCACTGCCTGACGCCGGCGGTGAAGAAGCTGCCGCTGAGCGTGGCCTGCGCGGACATGGACTACGACATCACCCGCATGCAGCCGCAGCTCTTCGTGGCGCGGGACTTCGAGCACCTGTTCGAGGTGCTGGCGGAGTTCGAGTCCTCGCTGTCGTGGAAGCGAGGCGGCGACTTCGGCCTGACGGAGGCGCTGCGCGCGCGGACCGTCAATCACCTGGTGCTGGCGGACGGCCGCGAGGTGACGGGCCGGGTGCTGGAGATGCTGGCCGCGCCGCGCGAGGTGGCGCCGGGTCTGGGCACCGCGCTCGTCTGCATGGAGGGGCCCATCATGGCCTCGCGCAGCGGGCGCTCCCTGGACGACAAGCCGTGGAGCGGGCCGGCGCTGGTGGCGTTCGGCGCGGGGACGTTGCCGGAGCGCGGGCCCTTCAAGCTGTCGCTGGAGAGTGGGCTGGAGCTGGAGGGCTTCGCCACGGACGGTGGCCAGGTGCTGGCGCTGCGCGGCCGGTTGGCGGGGCGCGAGCTGGCGCTGCCCGCGGTGGCGAAGCTCTTCGTCAGCACGCACCTGCCCTCGGTGGCGGGTGGGCCTTCGGACCCGGCGACGTGGGACCGCTGGTACGGCGAGCTGAGCGCCTTCTCGGAAGGGGATGGCGAGGAGAAGGCCCGCTCACGCAAGGCCCTGGCGCTGCACCCAGCGCTGGCCGCGCTTTACCGCGAGGTCCGGAAGATGCGGGAGACGCACGCCGTGAAGCCGGAGCGGTTGAGCCAGATTGCCGCGGCGGCCTCGGACTTCCCGGACGATTGGCTGCTGCGCGCCGAAGTGGAGGAGCTGCGCCGCCGCGTCTGA
- a CDS encoding LysR substrate-binding domain-containing protein has protein sequence MPPRKLVRHLVWLESFAAAVEAGSIEAAAEHLGVARSVVSEHVRALELALADGAPLLERGPGRRLQLTARGERLFAGTQTPLHQLDMKRLRDLASAEPVVRLGLNPTLSLSLVGAVARDAAAADLKLVLSFGGPHELTRQVQTRQLDLALDFTPLPTHEGVESESLLRMPFVVLAGPDNVLARQAASRTSLRVKDLEGQRFVDWLRDDPYGGANSARFAAHGVTVDEVGRAESFLLLYELLRAFRACAITPDLRPMHPFPPDLHAWPLLEEEPQAVEVVALWPSGALSPGARLVLDGLRRQPG, from the coding sequence ATGCCTCCGCGCAAGCTCGTTCGGCACCTCGTCTGGTTGGAGTCCTTCGCCGCCGCCGTGGAGGCGGGCAGCATCGAGGCCGCCGCGGAGCACCTGGGCGTGGCGCGCTCGGTGGTGAGCGAGCACGTTCGCGCGCTGGAGCTGGCGCTGGCGGATGGTGCGCCGTTGTTGGAGCGCGGGCCCGGCCGTCGCCTGCAGCTCACCGCCCGGGGGGAGCGGCTCTTCGCGGGCACCCAGACGCCGCTGCATCAACTGGACATGAAGCGGCTGCGCGACCTGGCCAGCGCCGAGCCCGTGGTGCGGCTGGGCCTCAACCCGACGCTGTCCTTGTCCCTGGTGGGCGCCGTGGCGAGGGACGCCGCCGCCGCGGACCTCAAGCTGGTGCTCAGCTTCGGAGGGCCCCACGAACTGACGCGCCAGGTGCAGACGCGGCAGCTCGACCTGGCGCTCGACTTCACGCCCCTGCCTACCCACGAAGGCGTGGAGTCGGAGTCACTGCTGCGCATGCCCTTCGTGGTGCTCGCCGGGCCGGACAACGTGCTCGCGCGACAGGCCGCGTCCCGGACGTCGCTGCGCGTGAAGGACCTGGAGGGGCAGCGCTTCGTGGACTGGCTGCGTGATGACCCCTACGGCGGCGCCAACAGCGCCCGCTTCGCCGCCCACGGCGTGACGGTGGATGAAGTGGGGCGCGCGGAGAGCTTCCTTCTCCTCTACGAACTGCTGCGCGCGTTCCGCGCCTGCGCCATCACTCCGGACCTGCGCCCCATGCACCCGTTTCCACCGGACCTCCATGCGTGGCCCCTCTTGGAAGAGGAGCCCCAGGCCGTGGAGGTGGTGGCCTTGTGGCCCTCCGGAGCGCTCAGCCCCGGTGCCCGTTTGGTACTGGACGGACTTCGCCGCCAGCCAGGTTAG
- a CDS encoding HEAT repeat domain-containing protein — MSAPLSTWELLHWVATKPTRSTREDLDALLARADFTQVARDVLVSGPPSEKTTALRVLRKLATPEAHALARLALRDEAADVRVLAARVLAGTQDAADWRSLQEALDDTEPSVQHAVMDSLARMNPAAASDLFLERFERAPLAEKLNALATAQRLGLPESGALARLGLASTSSTLRAAAVALLAREGEATEGLLIQLLTDTAEDVQLEALHALSRRAHVPASVFVPLLSASSPLQVRQQALRSLVLRGDASACEPICRLLTAPESSLRRMTILATARLGCSGATRALLEMLARTRDEDERADLVTALGQLGGPEAWEALRQALSDESLRVRRAAISAWTSDAAPPDATTVMLEHLRGAPDIETRKAVVLALLNNRPEMAHRALRLALEDSAPEVRRMAVRALGLEASPEALQILREHQATERDPDVLRHLGAALERQQAPGDTPISVDSPAERLLFDPARTGQHVAEWLAVPERYPATERFYFYAGGNLEQLGTDSRLHAFQYTALGDQLHIQPEGAPGRSTAFTVTPEPPASNGMPHRFRLELARDILFGTDAPRTLHFIEPKQTDTASDDDF; from the coding sequence GTGAGCGCACCTCTGTCGACATGGGAACTGCTGCATTGGGTGGCCACGAAGCCCACCCGGAGCACTCGGGAAGACCTCGACGCGCTGCTCGCGCGAGCGGATTTCACGCAAGTCGCCCGGGACGTCCTGGTGTCGGGCCCCCCTTCCGAGAAGACCACGGCCTTGCGAGTGCTCCGGAAGCTGGCGACGCCCGAAGCCCATGCCCTGGCCCGGCTCGCGCTTCGCGACGAAGCGGCTGACGTCCGGGTCCTGGCGGCTCGCGTGCTGGCGGGCACACAGGACGCCGCGGACTGGCGGAGCCTCCAGGAGGCGCTGGATGATACCGAGCCCTCCGTGCAGCACGCCGTCATGGACTCGCTCGCGAGGATGAATCCGGCGGCCGCGAGCGACCTCTTCCTCGAGCGCTTCGAACGTGCCCCTTTGGCGGAGAAGCTGAACGCGCTCGCCACCGCGCAACGGCTGGGGCTCCCCGAATCCGGCGCCCTGGCCCGGCTCGGCCTGGCTTCGACCTCTTCCACCCTCAGGGCCGCGGCGGTGGCCCTGCTCGCGCGAGAAGGCGAGGCGACAGAGGGCCTGCTCATCCAACTCCTCACGGATACCGCCGAAGACGTGCAACTCGAAGCCCTTCACGCGCTGTCCCGTCGTGCACACGTGCCCGCCAGCGTCTTCGTCCCACTGCTTTCCGCGTCGTCCCCATTACAAGTCCGCCAACAGGCGCTTCGGTCGCTCGTCCTGCGTGGCGACGCCAGTGCTTGCGAACCCATTTGCCGGCTGCTGACGGCCCCTGAATCTTCGCTCCGCAGAATGACGATTCTCGCCACCGCACGGCTCGGCTGCTCCGGTGCGACGCGCGCCCTGCTGGAGATGCTGGCCCGGACACGCGACGAAGATGAACGGGCGGACCTCGTCACCGCGCTCGGTCAACTCGGTGGACCCGAGGCATGGGAGGCGCTTCGCCAGGCACTGTCGGATGAATCCCTCCGCGTCAGGCGCGCCGCCATCTCCGCCTGGACCTCGGACGCCGCACCACCAGACGCAACCACGGTGATGCTGGAGCACCTGCGAGGTGCCCCCGACATAGAAACGCGGAAGGCCGTTGTCCTGGCCCTTCTGAACAACCGCCCGGAGATGGCCCACCGCGCCCTGCGGCTCGCGCTCGAGGACTCCGCGCCCGAGGTCCGGCGGATGGCCGTGCGAGCCCTGGGCCTCGAGGCCAGCCCAGAGGCCCTTCAAATCCTGCGCGAGCACCAAGCCACCGAACGTGACCCAGACGTTCTGCGGCACCTGGGCGCGGCGCTGGAGCGACAGCAAGCCCCTGGCGACACGCCTATCTCAGTGGACTCGCCCGCCGAACGTCTCCTCTTCGACCCGGCGCGAACGGGACAGCATGTGGCGGAGTGGCTCGCGGTCCCCGAACGCTACCCCGCGACCGAGCGCTTCTACTTCTACGCAGGCGGAAACCTGGAGCAACTGGGCACCGACAGCCGACTCCACGCCTTCCAGTACACCGCGCTCGGAGACCAACTCCACATTCAACCCGAGGGCGCACCCGGCCGAAGCACGGCCTTCACCGTGACGCCCGAGCCGCCAGCCTCCAACGGCATGCCACACCGCTTCCGCCTGGAACTGGCCCGGGACATCCTCTTCGGAACGGACGCACCGCGAACGCTGCACTTCATCGAGCCCAAGCAAACCGACACAGCGTCGGACGACGACTTCTGA
- the mrpC gene encoding Crp/Fnr family transcriptional regulator MrpC: MHGFNRPLGPIGSNVVAPLQTTSSGMMVTANKLVPGQEAIDFKGYFKVESFPHNSTIYRPGDNTDRVYLLKSGRVRLMRIGKNSTRSVVSILRPGDLFGELFRPEGTPIEEMAIAAGEAEVWSIEGRDFRAQLEARPALAVDVVRAYAERVRALRKRVLGLTFKEVPARLADTLLTLVEAHGERCPHGGETDLRGITQQDLADLVGASRSFVSTLINEMKREGVLGNVGRILCVRDQKALRKIAGKEK; this comes from the coding sequence ATGCACGGATTCAACCGCCCCCTCGGCCCCATCGGTTCCAACGTCGTGGCGCCGCTGCAGACGACCAGCTCCGGGATGATGGTCACCGCCAACAAGCTGGTGCCCGGCCAGGAAGCCATCGACTTCAAGGGCTACTTCAAGGTCGAGTCCTTCCCGCACAACTCGACCATCTACCGCCCCGGTGACAACACCGACCGCGTCTACCTGCTGAAGTCCGGCCGCGTGCGCCTGATGCGCATCGGCAAGAACAGCACCCGCTCCGTGGTGTCCATCCTCCGCCCGGGCGACCTCTTCGGCGAGCTGTTCCGCCCCGAGGGCACGCCGATTGAAGAGATGGCCATCGCCGCCGGTGAGGCCGAGGTCTGGAGCATCGAGGGCCGCGACTTCCGCGCCCAGTTGGAGGCCCGTCCGGCCCTGGCGGTGGACGTGGTCCGCGCCTACGCCGAGCGCGTGCGTGCCCTGCGCAAGCGCGTGCTGGGCCTGACGTTCAAGGAGGTTCCGGCCCGCCTGGCGGACACCCTGCTCACCCTGGTTGAAGCGCACGGCGAGCGCTGCCCGCACGGCGGCGAGACGGACCTGCGCGGCATCACCCAGCAGGACCTCGCGGACCTCGTGGGCGCCTCCCGCTCCTTCGTGTCCACGCTCATCAACGAGATGAAGCGCGAGGGCGTGCTCGGCAACGTCGGCCGCATCCTCTGCGTGCGTGACCAGAAGGCCCTGCGGAAGATCGCCGGCAAGGAGAAGTAG
- a CDS encoding vWA domain-containing protein produces MSTSVIDNRVEIVFSFDTTGSMYPCLAQVRKKLRGTVSRLMKEIPGIRIGIIAHGDYCDAGSTYVTKMLDLTDDESAVVRFVDRVEQTGGGDAPECYEFVLRQAQSLSWTVGYTRALVLIGDDVPHGPSQNPHQLDWRKEVAALGRMGVPVYGVQALARRHATAFYKELAEKSGGFHLSLDQFAYVTDLLLAVCYKQASDVQLQSFEQEVVREGRMSRGLNVMFSTMLQRTAPPLHGEADLRAVPPGRFQVLDVDRTQPIKDFVHENGLGFKTGRGFYEFTKTETIQGRKEVVLMDRKTGDLYSGERAREMLGLPPGETVRIRPSSLEKYVVFVQSTSANRKLIGGSKFLYEVEDWEGARSAAA; encoded by the coding sequence ATGAGCACGTCAGTCATTGATAACCGCGTCGAAATCGTCTTCAGCTTTGACACCACCGGCAGCATGTATCCGTGTCTGGCGCAGGTGCGGAAGAAGCTGCGGGGCACCGTGTCCCGGTTGATGAAGGAGATTCCGGGCATCCGCATCGGCATCATCGCCCACGGGGACTACTGCGACGCGGGCTCCACGTATGTCACCAAGATGCTGGACCTGACGGACGACGAGAGCGCCGTTGTCCGCTTCGTGGACCGTGTGGAGCAGACGGGCGGGGGCGATGCGCCCGAATGCTACGAGTTCGTGCTGCGTCAGGCGCAAAGCCTGTCCTGGACGGTCGGGTACACGCGGGCGTTGGTATTGATTGGCGACGACGTACCCCATGGGCCTTCGCAGAATCCCCACCAGTTGGATTGGCGCAAGGAGGTGGCCGCGCTGGGGCGGATGGGCGTGCCAGTGTATGGCGTGCAAGCCCTGGCGCGCCGCCATGCGACGGCTTTCTACAAGGAGCTGGCGGAGAAGTCGGGTGGCTTCCACCTGAGCCTGGACCAGTTCGCCTACGTCACCGACCTGCTGCTGGCCGTCTGCTACAAGCAGGCCTCGGACGTGCAGCTTCAATCGTTTGAGCAGGAAGTGGTGCGCGAGGGCCGCATGAGCCGCGGCCTCAACGTGATGTTCAGCACCATGCTCCAGCGAACTGCGCCGCCGCTCCATGGCGAGGCGGACCTGCGCGCGGTGCCTCCGGGCCGCTTCCAGGTGCTGGATGTGGACCGGACCCAGCCCATCAAGGACTTCGTGCACGAGAACGGACTGGGCTTCAAGACGGGCCGGGGCTTCTACGAGTTCACCAAGACGGAGACCATCCAGGGCCGCAAGGAAGTGGTGCTGATGGACCGCAAGACGGGCGACCTCTACAGCGGCGAGCGGGCCCGGGAGATGCTTGGTCTGCCGCCCGGCGAGACGGTGCGCATCCGGCCCTCCAGCCTGGAGAAGTACGTCGTCTTCGTGCAGAGCACCTCGGCCAACCGGAAGCTGATAGGCGGTTCGAAGTTCCTCTACGAGGTGGAGGATTGGGAGGGCGCCCGGTCCGCCGCGGCGTAA
- a CDS encoding SMI1/KNR4 family protein — protein sequence MPSRVTAQDLHVLESSLGALLPQAYLDFISQHGLFSAVDWRGHERARMLSPTELLKALQWSKETIEEGCFGDNEDELEAAILEMKIRERIIPFQYIAATNVSDYYYFDTGMRRDTGRLIFPARHDDFDLSTWLLDGEPDVSGCTFDFDEHLRWVLREGLEEKDWGR from the coding sequence GTGCCCTCCCGAGTGACCGCCCAGGACCTCCACGTCCTGGAGTCCTCGCTGGGCGCATTGCTTCCCCAGGCCTACCTCGACTTCATCTCCCAGCACGGCCTGTTCTCCGCGGTGGATTGGCGGGGACATGAGCGCGCCCGGATGTTGAGCCCCACCGAGTTGCTGAAGGCGCTCCAGTGGTCCAAGGAGACCATCGAGGAGGGCTGCTTCGGCGACAACGAGGACGAGCTGGAAGCCGCCATCCTCGAGATGAAGATCCGCGAGCGGATCATCCCCTTCCAGTACATCGCAGCCACGAACGTGAGCGACTACTACTACTTCGACACGGGGATGCGTCGCGACACCGGGCGGCTCATCTTCCCGGCGCGCCACGACGACTTCGACTTGTCGACGTGGCTGCTGGACGGAGAGCCCGACGTCTCCGGCTGCACCTTCGATTTCGACGAGCACCTGCGCTGGGTCCTCCGGGAGGGCCTGGAGGAGAAGGACTGGGGCCGCTGA
- a CDS encoding metallophosphoesterase family protein has product MRVWVTLLLVCAGCGAFEFHPYELRGPHRDLHARSLERLFGAKPKQAFRFAVVGDMQLFLDDSAAAMRDLEQRGVDFVVQMGDLTEFGSTQEYEWGVELLSRLKVPFFVVMGNHDALGMGQKLYRRTFGPESFSFTYSGTRFVFFDSNSREYGFPGDIPNLQWLKTALAPAPAVMNTFTFSHVPPGNGDFDDALAEPLVKLQQKKGVAISFHGHVHQYHDVHAHDVRYVTTDSMKGRSYLWVDVDGTSVQVQRATF; this is encoded by the coding sequence GTGCGCGTCTGGGTGACATTGCTACTGGTGTGCGCGGGCTGTGGCGCCTTCGAGTTCCACCCCTATGAACTCCGGGGACCCCACCGGGACTTGCATGCGCGCTCGCTCGAGCGGCTGTTCGGAGCGAAGCCGAAGCAGGCCTTTCGCTTCGCGGTGGTGGGCGACATGCAGTTGTTCCTGGATGACTCCGCGGCGGCGATGCGGGACCTGGAGCAGCGCGGCGTCGACTTCGTGGTGCAGATGGGCGACCTGACGGAGTTCGGCAGCACGCAGGAGTACGAGTGGGGCGTCGAGCTGCTGTCCCGCTTGAAGGTCCCGTTCTTCGTGGTCATGGGCAACCATGACGCGTTGGGCATGGGGCAGAAGCTCTACCGGCGCACCTTCGGACCGGAGTCCTTCTCCTTCACGTATTCGGGCACCCGCTTCGTCTTCTTCGACTCCAACTCCCGCGAGTACGGCTTCCCGGGCGACATCCCGAACCTGCAGTGGCTGAAGACGGCGCTCGCACCGGCGCCCGCGGTGATGAACACCTTCACCTTCTCCCACGTGCCTCCTGGGAACGGGGACTTTGACGATGCGCTCGCCGAGCCCTTGGTGAAGCTCCAGCAGAAGAAGGGCGTCGCCATCTCCTTCCACGGCCACGTCCACCAGTACCACGACGTCCATGCGCACGATGTCCGGTACGTCACCACCGATTCGATGAAGGGCCGGAGCTACCTCTGGGTGGACGTCGATGGCACCTCGGTGCAGGTGCAGAGGGCCACCTTCTGA
- a CDS encoding sulfatase-like hydrolase/transferase — translation MSRMSDAASTAAAISLQRFAAARPYLSTALTWCVLHGLVALVYFGGALRVAVERLAPGLRPLLLAGSFAQALFLGLVAFLGSLPLAFLLGHRYRFALPMLTAVGGVLLGLDALVLNSLGFHINGLVLAVALQPHALAETGLSSSEVALLAGAMVATLTLDAAAGIWFLRRGFGPRRVARAVVLIAALCTTERLVSASLVFAHGGAVQHATTTLPLQAPVRMNTLLSRVTGKMPASGLRLGVSPEAGVPAASIDPAEVRFTRRPDIVVVLVESLRDDFFTADVMPNMWRRAQSGTRFLHHHSAASSTDYSLFSMFFGLEAQRRDAVVGAGRTPLLFPALAHNGYQQSFFAASSVDWMGLKDTVFRDVTGGLRTDYTGRSHLRDEAMVRDALAAVEATPQDTPLFLFVFFAGTHFDYDYPPRSEVFSPAWNGKGGLATARVPPEHLKARAWNAAYEVDTKVEELLTRIESLRGARPLILFTGDHGEEFREHGRVGHASDVTASQLHVPMLVFDDQLPVGQVDAVTGHIDVVSTLFDLLGDTHSPAMLGDGIPMTRPDPQRYLLTTVGWEARYALIGKELKVHFGAGRPGTVITDLRDRPLADGKERLAAEAPRILRRLRGTSESTLPDSATATDMP, via the coding sequence ATGTCACGGATGTCTGACGCGGCGTCCACCGCAGCCGCCATTTCCCTCCAGCGCTTCGCAGCAGCCCGGCCCTACCTGAGCACCGCGCTGACCTGGTGCGTGCTCCACGGGCTCGTCGCATTGGTGTATTTCGGCGGTGCGCTGCGCGTGGCCGTGGAGCGGCTGGCGCCAGGGCTTCGCCCCCTCCTGCTCGCGGGAAGCTTCGCCCAGGCGTTGTTCCTGGGGCTGGTGGCCTTTCTTGGAAGCCTCCCCCTGGCCTTCCTGCTCGGCCACCGCTATCGCTTCGCGCTCCCGATGCTGACGGCGGTGGGCGGCGTGCTGCTCGGGCTGGACGCGCTGGTGCTCAACTCACTGGGCTTCCACATCAACGGCCTGGTGCTGGCGGTGGCGCTCCAGCCGCATGCCCTGGCGGAGACGGGGCTGTCTTCGTCGGAGGTGGCGCTGTTGGCCGGGGCGATGGTGGCCACCCTCACGCTCGACGCGGCGGCGGGCATCTGGTTCCTGCGCCGGGGCTTTGGCCCTCGCCGGGTGGCGCGCGCGGTGGTGCTGATAGCGGCCCTGTGCACCACCGAGCGGTTGGTCAGCGCGTCCCTCGTCTTCGCCCATGGCGGCGCCGTGCAGCACGCCACCACCACCCTGCCCCTCCAGGCACCGGTGCGGATGAACACCTTGCTGTCGCGCGTCACTGGCAAGATGCCGGCGTCCGGCCTGCGCCTGGGCGTGAGCCCCGAGGCGGGCGTGCCCGCGGCGAGCATCGACCCCGCGGAGGTGCGCTTCACCCGCCGTCCCGACATCGTCGTCGTCCTGGTGGAGAGCCTGCGTGACGACTTCTTCACCGCCGACGTCATGCCGAACATGTGGCGCAGGGCGCAGAGCGGCACGCGCTTCCTGCATCACCACAGCGCGGCCAGCTCCACGGACTACTCGCTGTTCAGCATGTTCTTCGGGCTGGAGGCCCAGCGCCGCGATGCCGTGGTGGGCGCGGGCCGCACGCCCCTCCTCTTCCCCGCGCTGGCCCACAATGGCTACCAACAGTCCTTCTTCGCCGCGTCCTCCGTTGACTGGATGGGCCTCAAGGACACCGTCTTCCGCGACGTGACGGGAGGCCTGCGCACGGACTACACGGGCCGCAGCCACCTGCGGGACGAAGCCATGGTCCGCGACGCGCTGGCGGCCGTGGAGGCCACGCCTCAGGACACGCCGCTGTTCCTGTTCGTGTTCTTCGCCGGCACGCACTTCGACTACGACTACCCGCCGCGCTCCGAGGTCTTCTCGCCCGCCTGGAATGGCAAGGGCGGACTCGCCACGGCGCGCGTACCTCCCGAGCATCTCAAGGCTCGCGCGTGGAACGCGGCCTACGAAGTGGACACCAAGGTCGAAGAGCTGCTGACGCGCATCGAAAGCCTGCGCGGCGCGCGTCCGCTGATTCTCTTCACCGGCGACCATGGCGAGGAGTTCCGTGAGCACGGCCGCGTAGGCCATGCCAGCGACGTGACGGCCTCCCAGCTTCACGTGCCCATGCTCGTGTTCGACGACCAGCTTCCCGTGGGCCAGGTCGACGCCGTCACCGGACACATCGACGTGGTGTCCACGCTCTTCGACCTGCTGGGAGACACGCACAGCCCGGCGATGCTGGGTGACGGTATTCCGATGACACGGCCGGACCCGCAGCGATACCTCCTCACCACCGTGGGTTGGGAGGCGCGTTACGCGCTCATCGGCAAGGAGCTGAAGGTCCATTTCGGCGCGGGGCGGCCTGGCACCGTCATCACCGACCTGCGCGACCGTCCCCTGGCCGATGGCAAGGAGCGCCTCGCGGCCGAGGCCCCGCGCATCCTCCGCCGACTGAGAGGGACGTCGGAGTCGACGCTTCCCGACTCCGCCACGGCCACGGACATGCCCTGA